The Paenibacillus yonginensis genome segment TGCCATAGACCGCCGCAAACAGGTGCTGGATGCGGCCGCCAAATCTTTTTCACTATTCGGATACAAGGCGACGACAATGGATCAGGTGGCCAAAATAGCGAACGTCGGAAAAGGGACGATTTACACCTTTTTTGCCAACAAGGAAGAGCTGTTTGATGAAATTCTGCGCTCGGTCCTGGCGGAGATGAAGGCCGTGGTGCTCCGAGAAATTCATGAGGATCAGACCTTCTTCGACAAGCTGTACAAAGGGCTCGATGTGCTGCTGGATTTCCGCAGTGAACACGGTTTGCTGGTCAAGCTGGCCCAAGAGGTCCGCGATTTCGGGACGGTCCAGGCACAGGAAGCAATGCAGCGTGTGGAGAATGTGATTCTCGATTATATCGAACGTCAGGTTGTCTATGCGGTTCAGCAGGGGGAAATGAGGGAGACTGATCCGAAGGTTGTTTCCTTTATTATGCTGAAGCTGTACATTGCGCTCAGTCTTGACTGGAGCAAGCAGCACGAACCTCTGGATAAAGAGGAGATCAAGCAGTATTTCCGCATTATTTTGGGCGAAGGTTTTGCCCTCCGGGCCTGAGGACCGGGAAAAAGACCGTACAAAGTATAAAAAATTGGAGCAAAGGAGAGGAGCCTGTCATGAAGGCGTTATCTGTCTTTCTGAAAGACTTGAAATTCGGCGCGAAGAAGCCGCTGAATATCATTTCGTTTATTGCCGTGATTTTTGTGCCTATTCTGTACAGCGGCATGTTGATTGCAGCCTTCTGGGATCCCTACGGCCATCTTGATAAACTGCCTGTAGCAGTAGTCAATATGGACAAAGGGGCCGAATATGAAGGCAACTCCTTGCATATCGGTTCCGACCTGGTCGATGAACTGAAGAAGAACAAGGAATTTGACTGGAAGTTTGTCAACGAGCAGGAAGCCGAACAAGGGATTGCCGACAACAAATATTATATGAAGATTACCATTCCGGAGAATTTCTCTTCCCAGGCGACAACCTTAATGGACGATAATCCTCAGCCGGCCGAGCTGATCTACGAGCCGAACGGGGATTACAACTTCATTGCCGGCCAGATCGGCAACAGTGCTGTTAAGGACATCAAATCCCAGGTCTCCGCGAAAGTGACGGAAGCCTACACGGAAAGCCTGCTGGGTAAAGTGACCGATCTTTCCAGCGGCCTGGCCGATGCCGGCAGCGGAGCAGGCGATATCCATGATGGAGCCAGCAAGCTGGAGGACGGTACAGCCAAGCTGAAAGAGAATTTAAATAAACTGGTGCAAGGAACAAACGAGCTCAGCAGCGGTTTAAGTCCGCTGGCGAAGGGCGTCAGCAAGCTTAACAGCGGAGCCAAAGACCTGGCCAGCGGCACTTCAACTTTGGCAGGCGGTCTGGATCAGCTGAGCGCAGCGCATAAGCAGCTTGAAAGCGGAACAGCCCAAGCGGTTGACGGTGTAAATCAGCTTTCAGACGGGCTGAAGCAAACCCAGGCCGCGGATGGTCAAATTAATCAGGGCATCCATTCTGCGCTGGAAGGCAGCCAGAAGCTGCAGCAGGGTCTGCAGAGCTCGGTAGACAGCACCGGTCAGCTGGTGCAGGGGGCTAGCGGTGTGGCAGCGGGGCTGGAGCAGCTGCTTAAAGCAAACCCTGAGCTGGCTCAGAATGCCGATGTGCAGAAGCTGCTGGCAACCAGCCAGGCTGTTGCCCAGGGGACTCAGAAGCTGCAGGAAGGGCAGAAGCAGCTGCTTGAAGGCAGCAACCAGCTGGTGTCCGGCAATCAGCAGCTTGCGACTGGCAGCGATCAGGTTGTAAGCGGACAGGAGCGGCTGGTGCAAGGCGCGGCTAAGCTGCAGGCCGCAGGTCCGCAGCTGGCGCAGGGCATGAGCGAGTTCGGCAAGAAGCTTGCCGAAGCAGCTTCCGGCGGCCATCAGGTGGCAGCCGGGGCCGGGCAGCTGGCAGCGGGGACAAATACGCTGCAGCAAGGCGTAGCGAAGCTCGGCGGCGGCGTCAATCAGCTCGCCAGCGGCTCCAAGCAGCTGGATGAAGGCGCCGGCACCTTGAAGAGCGGCATGGAGGATCTGGTCAGCGGCTCAGGCGAATTGGCCAGCAAGCTGAACGATGCCGCAGATCAGACCGCTCAAGTGAAAAGCGGCGATGATGTGGTCTCGATGTATGCCAAGCCTGTAGACGTGAACGAGAACGACAGCCGGAAGATCAGTAAATACGGTACCGGCATCGCGCCCTACTTCCTGTCTCTTGGTTTGTTCGTAGGGGCGCTGCTTTCTACAATTATCTTGTCGCTGAGAGGGACCTCTGTGGAGGGAGCCACGGCTTGGCAGCGTTTCGTCAGCCGGTTCCTGACCTTTGGAGCGATGAGCCTGTTCCAGTCGCTGGTTGCGGCGTTTATCGTACACAGCATTGTGGGACTCGAGGTAGCCAGCGTACCGCGCTTTTACCTGTTTACCTTCATCAGCAGCTTCACATTTATGATGATCATTCAAGCTATTGTGACATGGCTGGATCAGCCAGGACGGTTTGTAGCCATTCTGCTTCTGATCTTCCAATTGACTACAAGCGGCGGCACCTTCCCGGTAGAGCTGCTTCCGGACTGGATGCAGCCGATTCATCCATGGCTGCCCATGAGCCATTCGGTAGCAGGCTTCAAAGGGGTTATTGCCAGCGGCGATTTCAGCCTGATGTGGAGCCAGCTAGATCTGCTTCTGATCTATGCGGTTATTTTCGTAGCTCTGACTTTGCTTTATTTCGTTACACATACGCCTCGTGAGACGTCTGTATCGACCCAGAAAGAGCAGACCGCGGCGTCCGTTTAACCCAGCTGAAAAGCTGAGGCAACCACAAGCTGTTTCAAGTCCGATTCCGGATTTGGAGCAGCTTGTTTGCGTTTAGGAAGTTCTTCGGAAGGGCTGATAGCGCCTATTTTAGGAAGCGGAGCGAATTGTACATTGGCTGAATATATATAAAAAATACTTTTATATAGGCACTTCCCCACAAATAAAGCGCTGTCAATTTGTTAGGTTTGAGTCATGTAATATAACATAAACTTGTCTTTGATGGCTGGTCAATTGGATCTAAGAGCTATTTTACGTTAAATAAATGTTAGGTATTAAAGGTTTGAATGAATAAACGGTTGAAATAGCATAAATATACAGAAAAATTGTATAAATTATTCATTCAAAAATAAAATCACGTTATTATATATGACGTGGATGATGACCGGAAGAAATAACTTCCATCGCCGGTCATAAAAAAACTTTTTTAGATCATAAAAAGTTTGTATTATCCTCTTAAGCTTTGCAGTGCTAAAATATTAAAACTAATAGGATTCCACGCTGAATATTTATGCATGAACGTTTGGTTCCTGAATATCGTTAACCCTCTTTGATTCTAATAGATTTTGTCTCCTGATTTGGAAGAAATAACGTACAGAAAGGTTGCATGAGTATGAAACATACTGACATTCCCGCTAGACAGGGTCTGTACGATCCGACGTTTGAAAAAGACGCCTGCGGCATGGGTTTTGTGGCCCATATTAAAGGCCGCGCTTCCCATGACATTGTTACCCAGGCTTTAACGATGCTGGTCGCCATGGAGCACCGCGGCGGACAGGGCAGCGAACCAAACTCCGGAGACGGAGCGGGGGTTCTTCTGCAGATTCCGCATCGTTTTTTTTGCCGAAGAATGCGAAGCGCTGGGCTTCCATCTTCCTGAGCCGGGCCAATACGGTGTCGGCATGATTTTTCTGCCGCATGATGAGGAAGTCCGCGCGAGACAGGAAAATCGCCTTGCCGAAATTGCCCGGGAAGAAGGGCAGGAGGTGCTTGGCTTCCGTACGGTGCCGACTTACGATGAAATGCTCGGCCAAACCGCGAAGGCGGCCAAACCTTACGTCCGGCAAATTTTTATCAAACGCAGCAAAGGGCTCAAGGCGGATATCGACTTTGAACGCAAGCTGTATGTAATCCGGCGCAGAGCCGAGCTGGACATTCGTTATGGAGGAGCAGAACTCGGCGATCAGTTCTACATGCCAAGTTTGTCCTGCCGCAAGATCGTTTATAAAGGCATGCTGACAACGGAGCAGGTTGGCCAGTTCTATCTGGACCTGCAGGATTCCAGGCTGGAATCGGCGATTGCGCTTATTCACTCCCGCTTCAGCACGAACACCTTCCCAAGCTGGGAAAGAGCGCATCCGTACCGCTTCATGATCCACAACGGCGAAATCAATACACTGCGCGGAAACGTAAACTGGATGCGTGCCCGCCAATCCCTGTTCGAAAGCGACGTGTTCGGGGATGATCTGGAGAAGGTCAAACCGGTCATCAATCCGGATGGTTCGGATACGGGCATGTTTGACAATACGTTTGAATTTTTGTACTTGGCCGGGCGCTCTTTGCCGCATGTCGCGATGATGATGGTGCCGGAGCCATGGAACAACCACAGCAGTATGCCTGAAGAGAGAAAAGCTTTCTACGAATACCACAGCACCCTGATGGAGCCATGGGACGGCCCTGCGGCAATGGGCTTCACCGACGGCATTCAGATCGGCGCGATTCTGGACCGGAACGGTCTGCGTCCATCCCGTTATTACGTAACGAAAGATGATCTGATCGTGTTGTCCTCGGAAGCAGGAGTGCTTGACATTCCGCCGGAAAATATCCGCCTGAAGGACCGCCTGCGTCCCGGCCGGATGCTGCTGGTGGATACCAAAGAAGGCCGGATCATCTCCGACGAGGAAGTGAAGCAGCAAATTGCCGCGGAGCATCCGTACCGCGACTGGCTGGATGAGCACCTCATTACGCTGGAAGAGCTGCCTGAAGCGCCTGCAATGCCGGAGCCGGATCATCATAACGTGACCCAGCAGCAGCTTGCTTTCGGCTACACGTTCGAAGAGCTGCGCAAGGTGCTTGAACCGATGGCCCTTACAGGCCAGGAGGCTATTGCCTCCATGGGCTATGACGCTCCAATCGCGGTATTATCCGACCGCCCGCAGCGGTTGTTCAATTATTTTAAACAAATGTTTGCCCAGGTTACCAACCCGCCGATTGATGCCATACGCGAGGAGCTGGTGACCTCGACCTGGACGACGGTAGGTCCGGAACGCAACCTGCTGAATCCGGAGCCGGAAAGCTGCAGACAGATCCGGCTGGAGACGCCGATTCTTTCCAACGAGGAATTCGCGAAGCTGCGCCACGTGCATCGTCCGGGCTTCCGTTCGATGACGATCCCGATCCTGTTCCCGGCGTCCGAAGGCGCGGAAGGTCTTCGTCAAGCGGTTGCTACGCTGTGCGAAGCGGCTGACCGGGTCATCGACAAAGGTCATAATGTGCTGATTCTGTCCGACCGCGGCGTGGATGGGGAGAACGCGGCTATTCCTTCGCTGCTGGCTGTGTCCAGCCTGCACCATCACCTGATCAAACGGGAGACCCGCACGAAGGTTACGATTCTGCTGGAGTCCGGCGAACCGCGCGAAGTGCACCATTTTGCGCTGCTGCTCGGCTACGGCGTCAGTGCGGTCAATCCGTATCTGGCGTTTGAGACGATCCGCGATATGATCGCGCAGGGAATGATCACCGGGCTTTCGGTGGAGAAAGCGATTCGGAACTACATTAAGGCGGCGACCAAAGGGGTCGTCAAGACGCTTTCCAAAATGGGGATTTCGACCATTCAATCCTACCGCGGCGCGCAGATTTTTGAAGCTGTCGGCCTGAAAGAGGAATTTGTGGACAGCTACTTCACCTGGACGCCGTCACGGATCGGCGGCATCGGCATCGAAGAGGTGGCGATGGAGAATCTGGCCATGCACTACCGGGCTTTTACCGACCAAAGCGGACGCGACGATGTGCTGGATACCGGAGGCGAATACCAGTGGAGAGCGGATGGCGAAGAACACCTGTTCAACCCGCAGACCGTTCATTTGCTGCAGCAGGCCGTGCGGACCGGAGATTATAACCTGTACAAGAGATTCGCGAAGCTGGTGGAAGGGGAGAACGAACGTCATTTGACGCTGCGTTCCCTGCTCAAGCTGAAGCCGGTCGGACCTAAGGTGCCGATCGAAGAAGTGGAGTCCGCCGCTTCCATTATGAAACGCTTCAAGACAGGGGCAATGTCCTTCGGCTCGATCAGCAAGGAAGCGCACGAAACCATTGCCATCGGCATGAACCGGATCGGCGGCAAGAGCAACACCGGCGAAGGCGGCGAGGACCCTGCCCGCTATATTCCGGATGCGAACGGCGATTCCCGGCGCAGCGCAATCAAACAGATTGCATCCGGCCGTTTCGGTGTAACGTCGCATTATCTGGTCAATGCGGATGAAATTCAGATTAAGATGGCTCAGGGCGCTAAACCGGGCGAAGGCGGTCAGCTGCCTGGACGCAAGGTTTACCCTTGGGTAGCCGAGGTACGCGGCTCTACGCCGGGCGTAGGCCTCATCTCTCCGCCGCCTCACCACGATATTTATTCGATTGAGGATTTGGCGCAGCTCATTTACGATATGAAAAATGCCAACCCGCGAGCACGCATCAACGTGAAACTAGTATCCGAAGCGGGTGTAGGCACGATTGCGGCCGGCGTGGCCAAAGGCCGTGCGGACGTGATCCTGGTCAGCGGTTATGACGGCGGCACAGGCGCTTCCCCGCAAAGCTCGATCCGCCATGCGGGTCTGCCTTGGGAGCTGGGCCTTGCTGAAACGCATCAGACACTGATGCTCAATAAGCTCCGCGACCGCGTCGTACTGGAGACGGACGGCAAAATGCTGAACGGACGCGATTTGGCGGTTGCTGCGCTGCTCGGCGCCGAAGAATACGGCTTCTCCACAGCGCCGCTGGTTGCGGTTGGCTGTATTATGATGCGGGTGTGCCAGCTGGATACCTGTCCGGTCGGCGTAGCCACCCAAAATCCGGAGCTGCGCAAGAACTTTACGGGCGATCCGCAGCACATTGTGAACTTTATGACCTTCGTTGCCGAAGATCTTCGTGAATGGATGGCGGAGCTTGGCTTCCGCAGCCTGAATGAAATGATCGGACGCACCGACTGCCTGGATACCAATGAAGCGATTGATCATTGGAAGAAAAAAGGCGTCGACCTGTCCGGCTTGCTGCATATGCCGGAGGTTCCGGAAGGCTCCGCGCGCTACTGCACGCGCCAGCAGAATCATGGCATCGAAGAGACGCTGGATTACAAGCAGCTGATTAAAGCTGCTGCGCCTGCCCTGGAGCGGGGCGAAGCGGTAAGCGCCAGCTTCCCGATTACCAACGTTGACCGGGCAACCGGCACGCTGCTCGGCAGTGAAGTGACGCGCAGATACGGCGCCAAAGGGCTGCCTGAGGATACGATCAGCTTCCACTTTGAAGGTTCGGCAGGACAGAGCTTCGGAGCGTTTGTGCCCCGCGGTATGACGTTGTCCGTTGAAGGCGATGCGAATGACTATACCGGTAAAGGATTGTCCGGCGGCAAGCTGATCGTGAAGCCGTCGCCGAAAGCAACCTTTGCTCCGGAAGAGAACATCATCGCCGGCAACACCTCTTTCTACGGGGCAACTGGCGGCGAAGGCTATATCAACGGCATCGCCGGAGAACGGTTTGCGGTCCGCAATTCCGGAGCCAACATCGTAGTAGAAGGTGTGGGCGACCACGGCTGCGAATATATGACAGGAGGCCGTGTAGTCGTGCTGGGCGGCACCGGCCGCAACTTCGCGGCGGGCATGTCTGGCGGCATCGCTTATGTATACGATCCGGAAGGAACGTTCCTTGACCGCTGCAACCTGGAAATGGTGCTGCTGGAGCGGGTAGAGGAAGCAGCGGAGCAGGAGGAGCTGCGCAAGCTGATCAGCCGTCACGTTCTGTATACGGACAGCAAGATCGGCCGCAAAGTGCTGGACAGCTGGTCCGAGTCGCTGCCGCAATTTGTACGTGTCATTCCGAAAGACTACAAACGGATGCTCGAGCAGATTCGCAAAGTCCATGACGACGGACTGCAGGGCGAAGAAGCGCTGCTGGCTGCCTTTGAAGCGAATATGCGCGAGATGGCCAGAGCGGGCAACTGATGATCTGATATTGAGCTGATGATCGCACTAACCGAATTGAATGGAGTACAGATGAAAGGCCGGGCAAAAGGATGGTTTCCTTGAACCCGGCCTTTATTTTTTACAATTCCAGGGGAAGATTGGACAACGTTCGACTGTTCGGCAGCCAAATGGAAAGTGTAAATTTGCTGGATGTGATACAATTAAGGAAAATACTGCCTGAATGAGGGTTGTATAAGTAAAAGATGAGGAGTGAGCCCCACAATGAGCCAACAACCGGTAGTCCGGATTAAAGGCGTCAGCAAGAAGATTGGCAGCAAAACGCTGATCGACAATTTGAACCTGGAAATCCCCGCTGGTCAGGTTTATGGATTCCTGGGTCCAAACGGAGCCGGGAAAACGACAACCATCCGAATGATGGTCGGGCTGATGTCAATCAGCCAAGGCGATATCTATGTCGGAGATTCAAGTGTCAAAGAGGATTTTGAAGGAGCTATGAAACAAATCGGGGCTATTGTCGAGAACCCCGAGATGTACAAATTTCTGACCGGCTATCAGAATCTGCTGCATTATGCCCGCATGAGTCCCGGCGTGACCAAAGCCCGGATCGATGAAGCTGTTGCCCGCGTCGGATTAACCAATCGGATTCACGAGAAGGTCAAAACTTATTCCCTTGGCATGCGGCAGCGGCTTGGCGTGGCCCAAGCGATTCTGCACCGGCCCAAGCTGCTTGTGCTGGACGAGCCGACCAACGGCCTGGATCCCCAGGGCATTCGGGAGCTGCGCGACTATCTGCGCGAGCTGGCTCACCAAGAGGGAACAACAGTGTTTGTCTCCAGCCATTTGCTTGCTGAAATGGAATTGATGTGTGATACGGTTGCCGTTATTAAGCAGGGCAAGCTGGTGGATGTGAAATCGCTGAGGGAAAATGCCGAAACCAGCAAACAGGAAACCGCGTTTGAAGTGGACAAGCCGGAGGCAGCAGCGGCTATAGCCGGTGCGGGCCGCTTGGAAGGTTCGCTGCTGATCGTAACAGCGGACAAGGAAGAGGTAGCGGAGCTTAACGCCCGGCTGGCAACCGCAGGCATCCGTATTTATGGCATTCGTACGCTGACTCGCTCGCTGGAGGATCAATTTTTGGAAATGACGGGAGGCGGTCAAATTGGGTAACTTTCTCCAATTGATAAACAACGAAAATATGAAGATTTACAGGCGCCTTCGGACCTGGGTGATGATGGGCCTGGTGATATTGAT includes the following:
- a CDS encoding TetR/AcrR family transcriptional regulator; amino-acid sequence: MPAIDRRKQVLDAAAKSFSLFGYKATTMDQVAKIANVGKGTIYTFFANKEELFDEILRSVLAEMKAVVLREIHEDQTFFDKLYKGLDVLLDFRSEHGLLVKLAQEVRDFGTVQAQEAMQRVENVILDYIERQVVYAVQQGEMRETDPKVVSFIMLKLYIALSLDWSKQHEPLDKEEIKQYFRIILGEGFALRA
- a CDS encoding YhgE/Pip domain-containing protein; translated protein: MKALSVFLKDLKFGAKKPLNIISFIAVIFVPILYSGMLIAAFWDPYGHLDKLPVAVVNMDKGAEYEGNSLHIGSDLVDELKKNKEFDWKFVNEQEAEQGIADNKYYMKITIPENFSSQATTLMDDNPQPAELIYEPNGDYNFIAGQIGNSAVKDIKSQVSAKVTEAYTESLLGKVTDLSSGLADAGSGAGDIHDGASKLEDGTAKLKENLNKLVQGTNELSSGLSPLAKGVSKLNSGAKDLASGTSTLAGGLDQLSAAHKQLESGTAQAVDGVNQLSDGLKQTQAADGQINQGIHSALEGSQKLQQGLQSSVDSTGQLVQGASGVAAGLEQLLKANPELAQNADVQKLLATSQAVAQGTQKLQEGQKQLLEGSNQLVSGNQQLATGSDQVVSGQERLVQGAAKLQAAGPQLAQGMSEFGKKLAEAASGGHQVAAGAGQLAAGTNTLQQGVAKLGGGVNQLASGSKQLDEGAGTLKSGMEDLVSGSGELASKLNDAADQTAQVKSGDDVVSMYAKPVDVNENDSRKISKYGTGIAPYFLSLGLFVGALLSTIILSLRGTSVEGATAWQRFVSRFLTFGAMSLFQSLVAAFIVHSIVGLEVASVPRFYLFTFISSFTFMMIIQAIVTWLDQPGRFVAILLLIFQLTTSGGTFPVELLPDWMQPIHPWLPMSHSVAGFKGVIASGDFSLMWSQLDLLLIYAVIFVALTLLYFVTHTPRETSVSTQKEQTAASV
- a CDS encoding ABC transporter ATP-binding protein, with translation MSQQPVVRIKGVSKKIGSKTLIDNLNLEIPAGQVYGFLGPNGAGKTTTIRMMVGLMSISQGDIYVGDSSVKEDFEGAMKQIGAIVENPEMYKFLTGYQNLLHYARMSPGVTKARIDEAVARVGLTNRIHEKVKTYSLGMRQRLGVAQAILHRPKLLVLDEPTNGLDPQGIRELRDYLRELAHQEGTTVFVSSHLLAEMELMCDTVAVIKQGKLVDVKSLRENAETSKQETAFEVDKPEAAAAIAGAGRLEGSLLIVTADKEEVAELNARLATAGIRIYGIRTLTRSLEDQFLEMTGGGQIG